Proteins encoded in a region of the Oscillospiraceae bacterium MB24-C1 genome:
- a CDS encoding ATP-dependent RecD-like DNA helicase gives MESYNRVQGVVNDVVYHSEESGFTVLELTVGDELLTVTGRAVGVSRGEEVIVTGRFVMHPNYGRQLKAEAFEHVMPATAAAVLRYLSGGAVKGIGPVTASRIVAKFGDKTLDIMEKDPARLAQVRGISPQKAESIGQEYTRLLGMRAVMAFLSAHSIEPTAAVTMWKKWGAMARERINADPFCLCDRDVGVPFERADAIAATLGVGETDGCRVRGGLLHVLAHNLNNGHACLPIQKLVAACCRLLNIGSEPVEIGVDDLCERGEVMSEEIFGVRFIYLPDQFFAEAYVAERLGIMMRFLSQDAAVTSDELTALERELGICYAEQQRQAIFWAAEHPIMILTGGPGTGKTTTLNGIITLFERRAMKVALAAPTGRAAKRLSEVTGREAKTIHRLLEVDFGSRERGDLQFKRNEQNPLPFDAVVVDEMSMVDATLFSSLLKAVRTTARLILVGDPDQLPSVGAGNVLRDLIDSEAVACVHLSEVFRQAANSLIITSAHDIVSGRMPTLNRNDADFFFLPSTSQEQAAYTVADLCARRLPKAYDYSPVRDIQVIAPTKQGAAGTVELNRMLQEALNPPDKSKCEHKAGNFLLREGDKVMQTRNNYDIEWQRPDGEQGLGVFNGDIGTVEMIDRPTRSVIIAFEDRRAEYAFDMLNELDLAYAITVHKSQGNEFDVVIIPLLGRHKKLHYRNLLYTAVTRAKKLLILVGHADTVATMVENNRKTLRYTNLAPRIRYQLGM, from the coding sequence GTGGAGAGCTACAATAGGGTTCAGGGTGTTGTAAACGACGTGGTTTACCACTCGGAGGAGAGCGGCTTCACCGTGCTGGAGCTGACCGTTGGGGACGAGCTGCTCACGGTTACCGGTCGGGCGGTCGGGGTTAGCCGGGGAGAAGAGGTCATTGTCACTGGACGGTTTGTCATGCACCCGAACTATGGCCGACAGCTGAAGGCAGAGGCCTTTGAACACGTGATGCCCGCCACTGCTGCGGCGGTTTTGCGCTATCTTTCAGGCGGGGCAGTCAAGGGAATCGGCCCGGTGACAGCCTCACGCATTGTGGCAAAGTTCGGCGACAAAACGCTGGATATCATGGAAAAGGACCCAGCTCGACTCGCGCAGGTGCGGGGCATTTCGCCACAGAAGGCTGAAAGCATTGGCCAGGAATATACCCGGCTTTTGGGTATGCGCGCCGTGATGGCATTTTTATCGGCACACAGCATTGAGCCTACGGCGGCGGTTACAATGTGGAAAAAGTGGGGTGCAATGGCCAGAGAGCGCATCAACGCTGACCCGTTCTGCCTGTGCGACAGGGATGTCGGCGTACCGTTTGAAAGGGCGGATGCCATTGCTGCGACGCTTGGCGTGGGCGAGACTGACGGTTGCCGCGTGCGCGGGGGGCTTTTGCATGTGCTGGCCCACAATCTTAATAACGGACATGCCTGCCTGCCCATCCAAAAGCTAGTGGCGGCTTGCTGCCGTCTGCTCAATATCGGCTCTGAGCCGGTTGAGATCGGCGTAGATGATCTTTGTGAACGCGGCGAGGTGATGAGCGAGGAAATTTTCGGGGTGCGCTTTATCTACCTGCCCGACCAGTTTTTTGCCGAGGCGTATGTGGCGGAACGGTTGGGGATCATGATGCGCTTTTTGTCGCAGGATGCCGCCGTAACGTCTGACGAGCTGACGGCGCTGGAGCGGGAGCTTGGCATTTGCTATGCCGAGCAGCAGCGACAGGCGATCTTTTGGGCGGCGGAGCACCCGATTATGATATTGACCGGCGGCCCCGGCACTGGAAAGACCACGACGCTAAACGGCATTATCACACTGTTTGAGCGCCGCGCCATGAAGGTGGCACTCGCTGCGCCGACCGGGCGGGCGGCCAAGCGTCTTTCAGAGGTGACCGGGCGCGAGGCTAAGACCATTCACCGCCTGTTAGAGGTGGATTTTGGCAGCCGTGAGCGCGGCGATTTGCAGTTTAAGCGCAATGAGCAAAATCCTCTGCCGTTTGATGCGGTGGTGGTGGACGAGATGTCGATGGTGGACGCAACGCTGTTTTCGTCACTGCTCAAGGCGGTGCGTACCACAGCGCGCCTGATTCTGGTGGGCGACCCTGACCAGCTGCCGTCGGTTGGTGCGGGCAACGTTTTGCGCGACCTTATCGACAGCGAGGCGGTAGCCTGTGTGCATCTCAGCGAGGTGTTCCGTCAGGCGGCCAATAGCTTGATTATTACATCGGCGCACGACATTGTCTCGGGGCGGATGCCCACGCTAAACCGCAACGACGCCGACTTTTTCTTTTTGCCTAGCACCTCGCAGGAGCAGGCGGCCTACACTGTCGCCGATCTCTGCGCCCGCAGGCTACCAAAAGCCTATGACTATTCGCCGGTGCGCGATATTCAGGTTATCGCCCCCACCAAGCAGGGCGCGGCGGGCACCGTCGAACTCAACCGAATGTTGCAGGAGGCGCTTAATCCTCCCGATAAAAGCAAGTGCGAACACAAGGCGGGGAATTTTTTGCTGCGCGAGGGCGACAAGGTCATGCAGACCCGCAACAACTATGATATCGAGTGGCAGCGCCCCGATGGCGAGCAGGGTTTGGGCGTTTTTAACGGAGACATCGGCACCGTTGAGATGATTGACAGGCCCACTCGTTCGGTCATTATCGCGTTTGAAGACCGTCGGGCGGAATATGCCTTCGATATGCTCAATGAGTTGGATTTGGCCTACGCCATCACGGTACATAAGAGCCAGGGCAACGAGTTTGACGTGGTGATCATCCCGCTGCTAGGGCGGCACAAAAAGCTGCATTACCGCAACTTGCTCTACACAGCGGTGACCCGTGCCAAAAAGCTGTTGATTTTAGTCGGACATGCCGACACAGTGGCGACGATGGTTGAAAACAACCGCAAGACGCTGCGGTATACCAATTTGGCGCCTAGGATCCGGTATCAGCTGGGAATGTGA